CCGCGGCGTAGTACTCGGCGTATCGGAACGTGATGTTCACGCCCACCTGGGCCGTGGTGAGGAGTTCTTGCAGGGAAATCACGGAGGCCAGCGAGGAGAACTTCACGAGGCCGATGAACTCATTGCCGGTGGGAGGCAGCGCCGTGCGGATGGCCTGCGGCAGAACGACCTTGAGCATGACCTTGACCGGCGACATTCCAAGCGCCCTGCCTGCCAGAGCCTGGCCCTCGTCGATACTGAGCAACGCCGAACGGATGATTTCCGCCATAAATGCGGCTTCCACGATGCCCAGGCCGATGAACGCGGCGATGAACGGGGAGAACCAATCCTGGCGGAGGACGGGGAAAAGCTGCGGCAACGCGTTCCAGATGATGAGCAGCACCAACAGGGCCGGAATGGCCCGGAAGAACCAGGTGTAGATTCCTGCGACGCCCTGGGCGATCCGGCTGCGCGACGTGCGTCCCAGGGCAACGGCAAAGCCGATGGCCGTGGCCAGGATGAGAGAAAGCACCGCGACGGCGACGGACAGGAAAGCCCCCGACACGTAGCTCGGATTCACGAGTTGTTGGACGAAGATGTTGACGTCGAATTCCATCACCAGCTCCTTTCGCGATAGGTGGCGGGGGCCGCAGCGCTGTTGCGGCCCCCGCGGGGAGGATGGCTAGGGGACGTCGACGATCGTGGGATCGAGCTTGTTGTCCTTGGCGATCTTGGCCAAGGTGCCGTCCTGGTGGAGTTCCTTCAGCGCTTGCGCGATGGCGGGAGACAACGGGTCGTTCTTGCGGGTGAACACGCCGAAGGTGGTGTCGGCCGGGAAGACTCCCGGGGCCACTGTGAGCTTGCCTTCGTTCTGGCTGGCCATGTAGGCGGCCGCCACATTGGTCTCGATCAAGGCCTCGGACTTGCCGTTGAGGCCTGCCAGCACTGTTTCAGCGGTCTTGGGGTATTCGGTGAGCTTGGGCTCGTCCTTGCCGGCTTTCTTGCACTCGTCCTTGAGCGCAGTGACGCGGGCGGCGTTGGCTGAGGCACTCTGCGCTGCGACGGAGTGGCCGCACAGATCCAGCGAGGTCTTGTAATTCCCGGCGCTGCTTGGGGCGGCGAGGATCGCGGGACCCGCGTTCATCACTGCTGAAGCGTCGGCGACGTCCAGGCGGGCCTTGCTCATATAGAGGCCACCGAAGATGGCATCGCAGCGGCGGGTTTGGAGCCCCGGCATGAGGCCGTCGAAGGTGGTCACTTCAAACTTGGCATCGACGCCCCAGTGTTTGGCGAGCGCCCGGGCGGCATCGGCGTCGAACCCTGCAATGTCACCGCTGGAACCGTTGGCGTAGTACTCCAGCGGCGCGTATTCCGGGTCGATGCAGAGGGTGAGCTTGCCGCTCGTGGTGAGGCCCTTCGGCGCGGTGGCCGATGCCTGCCCCGTGGAACTGGGGGAGGCCGCGGCGGAGCAGCCGCTTAACAGCAGGGCCAACGCAGCGGCCGCCAGGGCGGGCTTCGTGAACTTGAGCATGTGCAGATCTCCAATGACTGTTGGGGTCGCGTGGAAACGCGAGTCGGAGGGCGCCGATGTGGCGTTGATCACGATGCTAGCGAAAAAACTGCGCAAATCAAGCGAATCAGTTGTTTAATACTGATGTGACGCAGTTTTTGCACGAAACTCTGGTCTTCTTGATTCAAATCACTTGCTTGTCGCTTGACTCGTGAAAGTATTGATTACGACGGCGGAGCCCGACTCAAGAGGGCGCCGCACCTTCGCTGGGCACCCACTGCCGCGACCCCGAAGACAAGGCGGTTATTGTGAAGACCATGCATGATCTGGACGACAGGCTGATCCGCCTGCTGCAGGCCGATGGCCGGGCCTCGTTCAGCGATCTGTCCAAGCAGCTGGGCGTGACACGCTCCGCCGTGACGGCCAAGGTCAATGAGCTCACATCCTCCGGAGAACTGCGGATTGTCGCTGCAGTCCATCCGCGATTGCTCGGCCTGACCGCCGTCGCGCACATCTCCATCCAGCTCAACGGTTCCGCACGGGCTGCCCTGGAGAAGCTGAGCCAATTGGACGGCGCCGTCTTTGCCTCCCTCACCACGGGCAAGTATGGCATTATCGCCGAACTCCGCCTGCCGACGGTGGAAAGGCTCTATGAAGACGTCGAGGCCGTCCGCCTTTGCGAAGGCGTGGCTGCCGTCGATGTCCTCATGTACAAAGAGGTGGTCCGCAGCCTCTTCCTCGGGAAGGAGCCACCGGACCCCCGGCTCGAACTCGACCAGGCGGACCTGCTCCTCATGAGCGAGTTGCAGGTGGACGGGCGCCTCGGCTTCGAGGCCCTCGGCGAACGGATCGGCCTTTCGGCCAGCGCCGCCAGGATCCGGGTCCTTCGCCTGCTGGAAGCCCGCGTCATGCAGATCGGCCCTATCCGGAGCCGTTCCGGCTCTTCGCGGTCCATGGCCTTTGGCTTCGGAATCTCGACAGCAGCCGGCACTGAGGAAGCAATCGACTTCTTCTCTGCGACGCCCGGCGTGGAGTTCATAGCCAGCTGCCTCGGCAGGCACGACCTCGTGGCAACCGTGGGTGTCAGCTCCCTGGACGAAATGTACGAGGTCCTGGACAAGGTACGCGCGATGGACTCAGTGGCAAGCGTGGAGTGCTGGCTGCATCTGAAAATCGTCCAGGAACGATACGCCAAGCCCCTCGACAAAATGCTCGCGACCAAGGCCCAATCCAACGGCCACTAGTGTCCCTGGTTCCCCTCCCGGCTCCCCCTCTTCGACGCTCGCTCACAAACAAGGCTTCCCGGCGTGACGCTCGCTCACAAACAAGGCCTCCCGGCGTGACGCTCGCTCGGGATTTGGCCGCCAAAAGGAAGCGCGCGTCAGGCTTTGGCGATCGCTTCTTCCAGCGCGCCAAGGACGAGCTTCACCGACGCCCTGTTGGCATTCGGCCCCATCATGCCTATCCGCCAAACGGTCGACGTAAACGCACCCGCCCCGGAGCCGATTTCCATACTGAAGTTCTCCAGAAGGTATGCGCGGACGGCGGCCGAGTCCACGCCGTCGGGCACTTTAACCGTGGTGAGGCTCGGCAATCGCGCGCCCTCCGCGGCAAACAGCTCGAGCCCCATCGCTTCAAGGCCATCCCGCAACTCGGCCCCGGCCGCACGGTGCCGCGCTTGAACAGCCGCGAGCCCCTCGGCCAAGATGCGGTCCAGTCCTGCCTCGAGCCCTGCGATCATGGTCACCGGAGCCGTATGGTGATAGGTCCGGCTGCCGCTCGCCGCGCCAACATACCCACCCAAAAGGCCGATATCCAGGTACCACGATCGCGGCTCCTTGATGCGCCGCTCGAAAGCGCGCTCGGACACGGTGAACGGCGACAAGCCAGGGGGCGCTCCCAAACACTTCTGCGTCCCGGCATAACCGACGTCGATCCCCCAGTCGTCAGCAAGAAGGTCCAGCCCGCCGATGGACGTCACCGCGTCCACAATCAATAGCGCGTCGCCTTTGCCTGCGCCAAGGGGCGCGACGTCGGACAGGACACCCGTCGAGGTTTCGGCATGGACGGCGGCGATCACCTTCGGATGCGGGTGCGCGGCGAGAACCCGCTCCGCGTCCACCGGCTGGCCCCATTCATGGTCGACGCGGACCACCGTGGCCCCGCAGCGGCGCGCAACCTCACACATGCGCTCACCGAAAAGCCCATTGACGGCGATTACTGCCACGTCGCCGTCGGACACTGTATTAACAAACGCAGCCTCCATGCCGCCGGATCCAGTGGCACTCAACGGCAGGGTGCGGGCATTCCGGGTTCCCCACACAGTTCGAAGCCCCGCGCATGTCCGGTCCAGGCGCTCTATGAACACCGGATCCAAATGCCCGATCACCGGATACGCCAACGCGGCGGTCACTTCCGGATAGCAATTGCTGGGACCCGGTCCGAAGAGATACCGGGAAGTCAGGACCTCTGGCATGGCGGAACTCCTTTGGCTCGTTGCTGACATTGTCCACCAGACCGCAAAAGTGAGCGAGCGTTTCGGGAGAACCCGGCATAAGTGAGCGAGCGTTTCGGGAGAACCCGGCATAAGTGAGCGAGCGTCGCAGGACGAGCGGGGCAGGGAGGACAGGGCAGGGCGGGGCGGGAGGACCGTGGTGCGGTATTCTCTTGACACCACGGTCGTCATTGGATTCACTATTACGTATGCTGAAATAACAGTTCCATGATGTGGAAGGCCTGGGGCGCGGAGGCGCGCAGGTCCATCCGGCAGGATTCGCCGGAGTTCCGCATAGCCAACACCATGGATGCCAGCACTCGCACGAGGAATGAACAAGCATGCAGCTTGAAGTATTCAACAGCGTGGACCGTGCGGACGCCATCGACGTCCTCCGCCCATGCCTCGATATCCAGCGTTGGGTGGAGCAGGTCGCAGATGCGCGCCCCTTCAGCGGCTTGGACTCCTTGCTAGATTTCGCCCGGGAAACCGCAGAGCCCTTCACCTCGGACGAAGTGGCCGCTGCAATGGCCCATCACCCCCGGATCGGCGAACGGCCCAATGCCCAGACCACGGAAGCCGCGATGTCCCGCTCCGAACAGGCGGGCGTCGACCCCGGCGATGACGGCGTCGTCACCGCTTTGGCCGAAGGCAACCGTGAGTACGAGTCCAAGTTTGGCCGCGTCTTCCTGATTCGCGCCGCGGGCCGGACAGCCAAGGAAATCCTGGCCTCCCTCCAAGAGCGCCTGAACCACACCGCTGAAGAAGAAGACGTCATCGTGGCGGGCCAGTTGCGCGAAATCGCGTTGCTGCGCCTTGCCGGCGTGATCAGCGAAGCCAGCGCAAGCACCGAAGGAGTGTCCAGCAAATGAGCGTTTCCCAGATAACCACCCACATCCTGGACACCGGTTCCGGGCGGCCGGCGGCCGGCGTCGCCGTCGTTCTCTCCGTGCGCGACGGAGACAACTGGAGGCACGTCGCTACCGGCACCACCGACGAGGACGGCCGGATCAAGGACCTGGGTCCTGAAAGGGTCGACGGCGGCAGCTACCGCCTGAACTTCGCAACAGGTCCGTATTACAAGGCACAGGGCGTGGACACCTTTTTCCCGGAAGTGGACTTGAGCTTCACCGTGTCCGACGCCGGCGAGCACTACCACGTACCGCTCCTGCTCAGCCCCTTCGCGTTCTCGACGTATCGGGGAAGCTAACGCGTCGATTGCTCCCCACCGGCTCCCAACCTTCGCAAGTCCCCACCGGCTCCCAACCTTCGCAAGCTCAGGCCGGGGCCCTCGCCGGCGTGGGCCCACAGGTCGGGGCCCTCGCCGGCGTGGGCCCACCCAAGGTCAGGAACCGGCGGGGCAATCGACACGGAGCAATCGATGGATACTAGTCGATCGGGGTGACGTAGGCTCCCGAGATGCCGCCGTCAACCATGAAGGTCGACGCGGTAATGAACGAGGCGTCGTCGCTTGCCAGGAAGGCCACCGCAGCGGCCAGTTCTTCGGGCTCGGCGAAACGCCCCAAGGGCACGTGGACCAGGCGGCGCGCTGCCCGCTCCGGATCGGAGGCGAAGAGTTCCTTCAGCAGCGGAGTGTTGACCGGTCCGGGGCACAATGCGTTGATCCGCACACCCTTGCGCGCGAATTCGACGCCCAGCTCGCGGGTCATTGCCAGCACGCCGCCCTTGGAAGCGCTGTAGGAGATCTGCGAAGTTGCCGCGCCCATCACGGCCACGAAGGACGCGGTGTTGATGATCGAGCCCTTGCCCTGTTCCAACATGTACGGCAGCGCGTATTTGCAGCAGTAATAGACGCTCGTCAGGTTTACCTCCTGGACCCGGCGCCAGGCATCGATTCCGGTGTCCAGGATGGATGCGTCGTCCGGCGGCGAGATGCCGGCGTTGTTGAAGGCGATATCCACGCTGCCGTAGTGGCTCTTGGCGGCGGCGAAGAGGTCGATGACTTCCTGCTCATCCGTGACGTTGACCTTCACGAAGATGCCATCGACGGCGGCCGCGGCCGCTTCTCCAGCTGCCGGATCGATATCGGCGATGACCACGTTGGCACCCTCCGAGGCGAAACGCTTTGCCGTGGCCAGGCCGATCCCGCTGGCGCCTCCGGTGATGACGGCTGTGCGGTCCTTGAGTCGGTTTGAAATGAATTCGGTCATGGTGATCTCTCCTTGAATGATGGGGTCCGAAGTTTGGTGGGTTCAGTGCGCGATGAAGACGTTCTTTACTTCGCTGAAGGAATCGAGCGCGTCAGGACCCAGCTCGCGGCCCAGGCCCGATTGCTTGAAGCCGCCGAACGGCGTCGAATACCGGACTGAGGAGTGCGAGTTCACCGAGAGGTTTCCGGCATCCACTCCGCGGGCCACGCGCAGGGCCCGGCCAATGTCCTGGGTCCAAATGGATCCGGAGAGGCCGTATTCGGTGTCGTTGGCAATCCGGACGGCGTCCGCCTCGTCGTTGAAGGGAACGACGACGACGACTGGTCCGAAGATCTCCTCACGCACCGCCGGGTCGTCAAAGGAGTCGGGGGCCAGGACAGTGGGCGGGAACCAGAAACCCGGCCCTTCGGGCACCTCGCCCTGGAAGGCTATGGGCGCTCCCGAGGGCACAAAGCCCGCGACGGTTTCCCTTTGCCGGGCGGAAATCAACGGCCCCATGACGGTACTTTCGTCAGCCGGGTCGCCGACTTTGACAGCCCGAACAGCGGGCTCCAAAAGCTCAAGAAAAGCATCGTAGGCGGACTTTTCCACCAGGATCCGGGACCTTGCACAGCAGTCCTGGCCGGCATTGTCGAACGCACCACCGGGCGCTGCGGCGGCGGCGGCCTGAAGGTCGGCGTCGGCGAACACAATGTTCGCGCTCTTGCCACCCAACTCGAGCGTCACCCGCTTCACTTGATCGGCACAACCGGCCATGATCTGCTTGCCAACCCCGGTAGACCCGGTAAAGACGACCTTCCGCACCGCGGGGTGGGTCACGAAGCGCGCCCCCACCACGGAGCCCTTCCCCGGGATGATGGTCAGCACGCCGTCGGGCAGGCCGGCCTCGCGCGCGAGCTCACCCAGCCTCATCGCCGTCAGGGGCGTAAGTTCCGCAGGCTTGAGTACCACCGTGTTGCCTGCCGCGAGCGCCGGAGCGAAGCCCCACGCCGCAATCGGCATGGGAAAGTTCCACGGCACAATAATGCCGACGACGCCCAACGGCTCGTGGAAGGTCACATCGAGGCCTCCGGCAACGGGGATCTGCCGCCCGAAGTGCCGTTCAGGAGCCGCCGAGTAGTAACTGATGACGTCGCGCGCATTGCCCGCTTCCCAGCGGGCGTTGCCGACCGTGTGTCCCGAATTGCGGACTTCCAGTCGTGCGAGGTTTTCCAGATCGGCGTCGACGGCGGCCGCGAACCGGCGCAAGAGCAGTGCCCGGTCCGACGGCGACACCTTCCGCCAGGTCTCAAAGGCGCCAGCCGCGCGGGCAATCAGTGCGTCGGTCTCGGCCAGGGATGCCAGTTCAACGGTTTGAAGGAATTCCTCGGTGGCCGGATTGATGATGTCAAAAGTTGTGGCGCTCACGCCCAGCTCGTTTCTGTCGGTTTGAATTCCGTGGATGGGTCGAGGCGCTCAGCGTAAAGTTCGCCGTCCCGGTACCTTCTGGCGGCCTCGATGAATCCTTGAAAGAGGCGCACGTCGGAACGATTTTGTTCAGGGTGGAATTGAACGCCCAACGCCCAGCTTCCTTGGGTCGACTCGACGGCCTCGATCGTGCCGTCCGCCGCGTACGCCGTGACGCACAGGCCTTCGGCAACCCGGTCGAGAATCTGGTGGTGATAAACAGGCGCCGATGCCCGCTCGCCCAGGTGTTCGGCGATAATGCTCCCCGGCCGGGTACCGAACTGGACTTCGCCATAAACCCCAGAAGCGGGTTGGTAGTTGGCGTCGGGAAGCACATCCGGCACGTGCTGGATAAGGTTTCCGCCCAAGGCCACGTTCAGGATTTGCGCGCCGCGGCAGATGGCAAACAGAGGAACCCCCTTCTCCAGTGCGGCCAGCGTCAAGGCGATGTCGTGCTCGTCCCGTGCGGGCTGGCTGCGGGTGCTTGGGTGAGGCTCGGCGTCGTAATTTCCGGGGTCGACGTCGGATCCGCCCACCACAATCAGGCCATCGACGAGGTCAAGCACCGAGGTATCCGTGCCGATAGGCGGCAGAAGAAGAGGGGTGCCGCCGGCCGCCACGACGGCTTCCAAATATGCCGCCGGCAGCACCGCTGCCCGCGCATCCCAAACCCCCCATTTCGCGTCTTGCAGATAGGTGGTCAGGGCGATCCGAGGCCGTGGGCTCGAACCTGGATCTGGGGCAGGCGTCTGATTCCGAGTCATTTCCGCTACAGCCTTTCAAACCCGCGGCGTAGCTCCCAGTCCGTGATGGCGGACTCAAAAGCTGCCAGTTCGACGTCGGCGTAGTTGACGTAGTGCCGCACTACTTCCTCACCGAAGACTTCCTTGGCGATCACGGAGTTGGCGAACAGATCCCGCGCTTCCCGCATCGTCGTCGGCACGGTGGGAGCTCCAGAGGTGTAGGCGTTGCCCATCGTTGCGGCCTCGAGTTCGAGTTCGTTTTCGATTCCGTAGAGCCCGCCGGCCAGCATGGCCGACAATGCCAAGTACGGGTTGACGTCGCCACCCGGCAGCCTGTTTTCCAGCCGCGCGCTTTGACCATGCCCCACGAGGCGCACCGAGCAGGTGCGGTTGTCGAGGCCCCAGGCGACCGCGGTCGGGGCGAAAGAGCCTTTGACGAACCGCTTGTAGGAGTTGATGTTGGGAGCGTAAAAGAGCGTGAATTCCCGCATCGTGGCCAGCACACCGGCGATGAAATGATCGTAGGTTTTGGTGCGGGCGCCTGTGGCCTTGTCCCAGAAGACCAGCTCATCGTCGAGTCCGCGCAGGGACAGGTGGATGTGGCAGGAATTGCCCTCGCGCTCGTTGGGCTTGGCCATGAAGGTAATGGATTGGCCCATGTCATGGGCGATGTCCTTGGCCGCGGTCTTGTAGACGGAATGGTTGTCCGCCGTGGTGACCACTTCGTCGTACTTGAACGCGATCTCGTGTTGGCCGAAGTTGCACTCACCCTTGGCGGATTCCACGGTCATGCCCGCTGAGTACATCTCGTTCCGGATCCTCCGAAGCAGGGGCTCCACGCGGCCGGATCCCAGGAGCGAGTAGTCCACGTTGTATTGGTTGGCAGGAGTGAGGTGCTTATAGTCCAGGTCCCATGCCTGCTCGTATGAGTCGTTGTAGACCACAAACTCAAGCTCGGTTCCGGCAAGTGCCTTCCAACCGCGCTCGGCCGCCTTGGCCGTCTGGCGCTTGAGCATGGCGCGGGGTGAAACGGAGACCGGAGTGCCGTCGGTCATGGACAGATCGCACTGGATCAGCGCACTCCCCTCGCGGTAGGGAAGGACCCGGATGGTGTCCAGATCCAAGTCGAAGAGCATGTCTCCATAACCCTTTTCCCACGAGGAAATGTCATAGCCATCCACGGTGTTCATTTCCGTGTCAACGGCGAGGAGGTAGTTGCAGCCTTCCGTGCCGTGCTCGAGGACGGAATCAAGGAAGAATTGCGCGTGAAGGAGCTTGCCCTGCAACCTGCCCTGCATGTCGGTGAAGCCGAGAATCACGGTGTCGATGGCGCCCTCGCCAATCTGTGCCTTGAGTTGCTCAACGGTGAGCATACGGTCATTGCGAGGGTGAACTGTGTTATCCACGGAGTTCGAAATGTCGTTCATGGTGCTGCTCATTTCAGTAGTCCCTTGAGTAGTGCGGCAGTGGACTCGCAGTGCAATTCCATGACGCTTCGGGCCGCTGCAGGCTCGCCGTCGAGGATGGCCTGCACTATCAATCGATGTTCTTGGTTTGAATGTTCGATATTCCGCTGCAGAAAGGGGATTTCCGCCAGGAATTCGTGGATCTTTGTCTGGATGGTGGTACTGGCTTTGTTGAGTTCGGACGAGCCCGCAACAGCGGAGAACGCCAAGTGAAGGCGGGCGTCCGCTTGCCTGTATTCCACCGGTGAACCCGCGTTTTCGACCTCGGCCAACGAGTCAGTCAGAAGCCGGCGCTGATCCTCGCTCAGTCGCATCGAGGCCGCCCGCTGGCAGGCCCCGGGTTCAATCACCGAGCGGAAGATGAGGATGTCGCTGATTTCCTCCTGCCGGTCCTTGTTGCCGAGCCGCTCAGGCGGCCGCGCGTTGCCGACCGGTTCCACGATGGTTCCGCCGCCCCTCCCCCGGACGGTCGTGACGAAACCGGCCGCGCGCAGTGCGCTGATCGCTTCCCGCAACGTCGCCCGGGAGACCTGCATACGCTCGGCCAAGTCGCGCTCGGGCGGGAGTCGCTCGCCGGTTTTGAAGATCCCCAACTGAATTGCCGATCCCAAGTGCTCGACGCACGACTCGAAGGCCATGTGTCCACGCGCGGGGAGCAAGACCGTCTCCAGTAGGGGGGATTCAATCGGTTCAACGAGGAACATGGCGACCTTCCTGGCTGGGAGGCCGCCGGCGAAGAACCGCCGGCGGCCCATGGTTGTGCTAGTTGAGCAGCTTATCCGCGTCGATCGTCAGATGCTCCTGTTCGGCACTCGTCATGAACGTCCGGCGCCCCGTGGTGTACCAAAGCACGGTGGCGAGAAGGAAGACGACCACGACGGCGATAGGCGCGTAGTTGAAGGTGTCGATGGTGATGTCTGCGACGGGAGGAAGGACGAAGAGGATCACGATGACGGCGACCCACACAATCGCTATCCAGTTGATGACGGGACTCCATTTCCCGAGGTGCCACGGGCCCGGCACGAAGTTCTTGTTGAGCCTGCGGAGCAACACCGGGGTGATATACGCGATGTAGAGGCCAATGACGGCGACGCTCGTCACGGCAAAATACGCGGTTGTGTTGAACAGGGCGGGTGAGGCGAGCACAATCGCGCAGCCAACGCAGAGCCAGATGGAATTTGTGGGGGTGCCGCTCCGGGCGTTGACTTTGGCCCAGATGCGGGAGCCCGGCAGTGCATTGTCGCGGGAGAAAGCGTACGTCATGCGCGAGTTGGCGGTCACGGACGCCATACCGCAGAAGAACTGTGCGCCCACCACGATAGCGAGCAGGAATTTCGCTACGCCAGGATTACCGAGGGCATCCAGGAAAATCTGTGCCGGGGGCAACCCGGTTGCCGTGGCGCCAAGTGTGGTCAGGCCCTCCTCTGAGCCGTCCGGGATCGCCGCGACGAGTGAGTAGAGCAGAATCCAGCCACCAATGATGGAGATGACCACGCTCATGACAATCCCCTTCGGGGCCGCGATGGCTGCGTTCTTGGTCTCTTCGGCAACGTGGGCCGAAGCATCGTAGCCGGTGTAGGTGTACTGCGACATGAGCAGGCCCATAAGGAAGACGTACGGTCCGAAGGTGAAGCCGGTTTCGTTGTGCCACGCCGTCATCGTCCAGTCGAAGGACTGGTGGCTCGTGGGCATGATCCACAGGGCCGCCACGATGATCGCGACGCCCACAATGTGCCACCAGGCGGAGACATTGGACAGGAAACTGACAATCTTGACGCCGAAACTGTTGAGCAGGGCGTGGATGATCATCAGGACGACGAACAGTGCGAACGTACCGCCCGCGGTGGGCTCGACGCCGAAAGTCAGCGCCGCGAAAGCCATCATTGTCGTCGCGCAGCCAAAGTCGATTGCCGCGGTGACGGCCACCTCACCAAGGAAGTTGAACCAGCCGACATACCAGGCCCAGGCCCGCTTATTGCGTTTGGCGAGCCTGCCGGCCCAGAAATAGAGCCCACCGGCTGTCGGGTAGCGCGAACAAACCTCGGCCATTGAAAGAGCCACGCACAGGACCAAGAGGCCAACGATCGGCCAACCCACGTTGATGGCAGCCGGGCCGCCGGACTTGAGCGCAATGCTGAAGGAGGTAATGCAGCCAGCCAAGATCGAAATGATGGAAAACGAGACTGCGAAGTTGGAGAAGCCGGACATGCCGCGATGTAGCTCTTGCTTGTAGCCAAGCTCGGCGAGGGCCGCAGCATCTGCGTCTTGCACAGCCTGCACCTTCGCTGCCGTAGAACGATCACTCATGATTATTCTCTTTCTAAACGGAAGGGGGGAACGGGCCGACACCGCTCGCATCGATAGTGACCCACTTCACATCAATCTGTCAATGGTCTGACTTCAGACCACAAACCAACCTCCTCGAAACGGTAGGCTGGAAGGCATGGTTTCTGAGGACTCGAACGCCGACGGCACGTCACAAAGCGGCACGTCAAACAACAGCACGGCACACAACGCCGCGGCCCACAACGGAGCACCCGAACGCCGCGGGATCACGGTCCGCCGTGCGCCGAAGTTCGTTCCCTTCATGGGACTGGGCGCGGTGCTCGGCATCGTCGTTGCCGCGTTCGTTGCCTACGGGATCCCAGGCGACGAGAGTTTCGACACCGGGGCGGTCTTCGGGTTCTTCCTGGTGTCCTTTGCCGCTGGCGGCGTGCTCCTGGGTGCCATCGCGGCCCTCGTCCTCGACCAGGTCAGCGTGCGGCGCTCCCGGCGTGCCGTCGTCGAGTCCGTACCCGGCCCCACAGAGGACGACGCCGAGGCATAGGATCCCGGTCACAATGTCGCGTGAGGGAAAGTACCACGCCAACATCATGCGACAATTGACCAGTGGCACGTGGCGACGGAAAACTTTCTCATGATCTTCTCCCCGACGAAAAAGGACCTCAGGACGCTTGTGGCGTCTTCGGGGTCTGGGCGCCGGGCGAAGAAGTAGCAAAACTCACCTATTACGGGCTGTATGCGTTGCAGCACCGCGGACAAGAATCGGCTGGTATTGCTACCAGTGACGGCAAGCGCATCAATGTCTACAAGGACATGGGCCTCGTGTCCCAGGTCTTCGACGAGACAACCCTGAACACCCTCACCGGGCACCTTGCCGTCGGCCACTGCCGCTACTCCACCACCGGAGCAAGCCACTGGGCAAACGCACAGCCCACCCTGGGCGCAACAGCCACC
This genomic interval from Arthrobacter sp. FW306-2-2C-D06B contains the following:
- a CDS encoding gamma-glutamyl-gamma-aminobutyrate hydrolase family protein, with the translated sequence MTRNQTPAPDPGSSPRPRIALTTYLQDAKWGVWDARAAVLPAAYLEAVVAAGGTPLLLPPIGTDTSVLDLVDGLIVVGGSDVDPGNYDAEPHPSTRSQPARDEHDIALTLAALEKGVPLFAICRGAQILNVALGGNLIQHVPDVLPDANYQPASGVYGEVQFGTRPGSIIAEHLGERASAPVYHHQILDRVAEGLCVTAYAADGTIEAVESTQGSWALGVQFHPEQNRSDVRLFQGFIEAARRYRDGELYAERLDPSTEFKPTETSWA
- a CDS encoding glutamine synthetase family protein produces the protein MSSTMNDISNSVDNTVHPRNDRMLTVEQLKAQIGEGAIDTVILGFTDMQGRLQGKLLHAQFFLDSVLEHGTEGCNYLLAVDTEMNTVDGYDISSWEKGYGDMLFDLDLDTIRVLPYREGSALIQCDLSMTDGTPVSVSPRAMLKRQTAKAAERGWKALAGTELEFVVYNDSYEQAWDLDYKHLTPANQYNVDYSLLGSGRVEPLLRRIRNEMYSAGMTVESAKGECNFGQHEIAFKYDEVVTTADNHSVYKTAAKDIAHDMGQSITFMAKPNEREGNSCHIHLSLRGLDDELVFWDKATGARTKTYDHFIAGVLATMREFTLFYAPNINSYKRFVKGSFAPTAVAWGLDNRTCSVRLVGHGQSARLENRLPGGDVNPYLALSAMLAGGLYGIENELELEAATMGNAYTSGAPTVPTTMREARDLFANSVIAKEVFGEEVVRHYVNYADVELAAFESAITDWELRRGFERL
- a CDS encoding FadR/GntR family transcriptional regulator, which translates into the protein MFLVEPIESPLLETVLLPARGHMAFESCVEHLGSAIQLGIFKTGERLPPERDLAERMQVSRATLREAISALRAAGFVTTVRGRGGGTIVEPVGNARPPERLGNKDRQEEISDILIFRSVIEPGACQRAASMRLSEDQRRLLTDSLAEVENAGSPVEYRQADARLHLAFSAVAGSSELNKASTTIQTKIHEFLAEIPFLQRNIEHSNQEHRLIVQAILDGEPAAARSVMELHCESTAALLKGLLK
- a CDS encoding amino acid permease, whose amino-acid sequence is MSDRSTAAKVQAVQDADAAALAELGYKQELHRGMSGFSNFAVSFSIISILAGCITSFSIALKSGGPAAINVGWPIVGLLVLCVALSMAEVCSRYPTAGGLYFWAGRLAKRNKRAWAWYVGWFNFLGEVAVTAAIDFGCATTMMAFAALTFGVEPTAGGTFALFVVLMIIHALLNSFGVKIVSFLSNVSAWWHIVGVAIIVAALWIMPTSHQSFDWTMTAWHNETGFTFGPYVFLMGLLMSQYTYTGYDASAHVAEETKNAAIAAPKGIVMSVVISIIGGWILLYSLVAAIPDGSEEGLTTLGATATGLPPAQIFLDALGNPGVAKFLLAIVVGAQFFCGMASVTANSRMTYAFSRDNALPGSRIWAKVNARSGTPTNSIWLCVGCAIVLASPALFNTTAYFAVTSVAVIGLYIAYITPVLLRRLNKNFVPGPWHLGKWSPVINWIAIVWVAVIVILFVLPPVADITIDTFNYAPIAVVVVFLLATVLWYTTGRRTFMTSAEQEHLTIDADKLLN